In Thermoplasmata archaeon, a single genomic region encodes these proteins:
- a CDS encoding molybdopterin-binding protein, translating into MADRNMVEILVTGDEILNGDVADTNSTYLIRGVTNLGGYVTRVVTVRDDIETIETELNRSIANHPKVIITVGGLGPTPDDLTLKSIAYTLKRDMEINEKALKFIKDRYEKLAKNKILEDGTLTAPRIKMATLPKGSIALENPVGSAPPVLTRVNDIIIISLPGVPAELKSIFEKVLKPILVHEFGDRIFFEKVLVLSSRDESKISSVLKEISDNYKDLYFKSRSQIFGSDNKLTITVAMRGDTMEEIDKKIKSVVEDLTAKLLKVGVNIENSELHLS; encoded by the coding sequence ATGGCAGATCGCAATATGGTTGAAATACTAGTTACTGGCGATGAGATACTGAATGGTGATGTAGCAGATACAAATTCTACTTACCTGATTCGCGGCGTTACTAATCTTGGAGGCTATGTAACGCGTGTAGTTACGGTGCGGGATGATATCGAAACAATTGAAACAGAGTTAAACAGGAGCATAGCAAATCATCCAAAAGTCATAATAACTGTTGGAGGATTAGGACCTACACCCGATGACCTAACTTTAAAAAGCATCGCTTATACATTAAAAAGAGATATGGAGATTAATGAAAAAGCTTTGAAATTCATAAAAGATAGATATGAGAAACTCGCGAAAAATAAGATACTTGAAGATGGGACATTAACAGCACCCAGAATTAAGATGGCCACATTGCCAAAAGGATCTATTGCACTTGAAAATCCAGTCGGCAGCGCGCCGCCCGTTTTAACGAGAGTCAATGATATTATTATAATATCTTTGCCCGGAGTACCGGCAGAGTTAAAATCTATATTTGAGAAAGTTTTAAAACCGATCTTAGTCCATGAATTTGGAGATCGCATATTTTTTGAGAAAGTATTGGTTTTAAGCTCTAGGGACGAGTCTAAAATTTCAAGTGTATTGAAAGAGATCTCAGATAATTATAAAGACTTGTATTTCAAATCAAGGTCACAGATATTCGGATCTGATAATAAACTGACAATTACAGTGGCGATGAGGGGTGATACTATGGAAGAAATAGATAAAAAAATAAAGAGTGTAGTTGAAGATCTAACAGCAAAATTGTTGAAAGTAGGAGTAAATATAGAAAATAGTGAGCTACATCTCAGCTAA
- a CDS encoding transposase has translation SRIVYRDKGYYGVEPRGIDGTMDKKVKGEDKLPIASIRRNLRISKKRSIVERPYAVIKSIFHGGHVLVTTVIRVRVKAMFMCLAHNLSIVLSLQKRGLIA, from the coding sequence TCGCGGATAGTATATCGAGATAAAGGGTACTATGGAGTAGAGCCAAGAGGCATAGATGGGACAATGGATAAAAAAGTAAAGGGAGAAGACAAATTGCCAATAGCATCGATACGGAGAAATCTAAGAATTTCGAAAAAACGGTCGATAGTAGAAAGGCCCTATGCAGTGATAAAGAGCATATTTCATGGAGGTCATGTATTGGTAACAACGGTGATCAGGGTTCGAGTAAAGGCAATGTTTATGTGTTTAGCACATAATCTATCCATAGTTTTATCATTGCAAAAACGGGGGTTGATAGCGTAA
- a CDS encoding peroxiredoxin: protein MNSLIDIGEIAPEFTTKAYFPSTDKIENVKLSDFRGKWVILTFYPGDFTFVCATDIEAFMQIYDDFKSNNAEIFAVSTDSVFSHKGWVGTSPRVKNSKIPMLEDFNKKISTDYGFLNLSAGSARRGVVIIDPEGKVQYISLFNDGLGKDATHIYTAFMGLKYLHDTPSEEGHMCAIPANWKIGDKALDINIVKDIGKL from the coding sequence ATGAATAGTTTAATAGATATTGGAGAGATCGCTCCAGAGTTTACCACAAAAGCATATTTTCCGAGCACTGATAAGATCGAAAATGTGAAGCTTTCTGATTTTCGCGGAAAGTGGGTAATATTGACGTTCTACCCTGGTGATTTTACGTTTGTATGCGCTACAGACATTGAAGCTTTTATGCAGATTTATGATGATTTTAAAAGCAACAACGCCGAAATTTTCGCAGTTAGTACTGACAGCGTGTTTTCTCATAAAGGATGGGTGGGCACTTCTCCAAGAGTAAAAAATAGCAAAATACCGATGCTGGAGGATTTTAACAAAAAAATATCTACAGATTATGGATTTTTAAATTTAAGCGCAGGATCTGCAAGAAGAGGCGTTGTTATAATAGATCCTGAAGGAAAAGTACAGTATATCTCTCTATTCAATGACGGACTTGGCAAAGATGCAACACACATTTACACTGCTTTTATGGGCCTGAAATATTTGCATGATACACCTTCTGAGGAAGGACATATGTGCGCGATTCCTGCAAACTGGAAAATTGGAGATAAGGCACTGGATATAAATATTGTAAAAGATATTGGAAAACTCTAA
- a CDS encoding KEOPS complex subunit Pcc1 codes for MSYSETAEFEFEEPDAEIIYQSLIVESLREIPRTKIELSTKDKILKLIIYAEDLNALRSAINSYLRWINLSINILELKKNGRT; via the coding sequence ATGAGTTATTCAGAAACCGCCGAATTTGAATTTGAGGAACCGGACGCAGAGATAATATATCAATCTCTGATAGTGGAGAGTTTAAGAGAAATTCCAAGAACTAAAATTGAGCTTTCGACGAAAGACAAAATACTGAAGCTGATAATATATGCAGAAGATCTAAATGCTCTAAGATCAGCGATAAACTCATATTTAAGATGGATAAATTTATCAATAAATATACTGGAGTTGAAAAAAAATGGTAGA
- a CDS encoding ArsA-related P-loop ATPase, whose product MIYSFLGKGGVGKSTISTAFALEKSDQRKEKIALITFDFMPSLHHILKDGHENVDIYEYSEATVANNWIEEYGEEVYDLISSFFDLDRSIIDHIARAPGIAEEFMLSEILAMKSKYRTIVWDTAAASSTMHLLLAEKEFYDHISRDIKFYVSIKNMLNKINRHGKDPITILNKWQLLAKNVWEILEKETVFFVIENQDELSKIQAMEIEEDLKNMGLSIKAHILNRCISCEGTISIPELKGSALETVQKIRFYIKDSMKVYI is encoded by the coding sequence ATGATCTATTCATTTTTAGGCAAAGGAGGTGTTGGAAAATCTACAATTTCAACAGCATTTGCACTTGAGAAATCAGATCAGCGAAAAGAGAAGATTGCATTGATCACGTTTGACTTTATGCCTTCATTACATCATATTTTAAAAGATGGTCACGAAAATGTAGACATTTATGAATACTCTGAAGCTACAGTTGCAAATAACTGGATTGAAGAGTATGGAGAGGAAGTGTATGATCTTATTTCCAGTTTTTTTGATCTGGACAGATCTATAATTGATCATATTGCACGTGCTCCCGGTATAGCAGAAGAGTTTATGCTTTCAGAAATATTGGCAATGAAATCAAAGTATCGTACTATTGTATGGGATACAGCAGCTGCATCTTCAACCATGCATTTATTATTGGCTGAAAAAGAGTTTTATGATCATATAAGCAGGGACATTAAGTTTTATGTCAGTATAAAAAATATGTTGAATAAGATAAATAGGCATGGTAAAGATCCAATAACCATATTAAACAAATGGCAATTGCTCGCTAAAAACGTTTGGGAAATACTCGAAAAAGAGACGGTATTTTTTGTTATTGAAAATCAGGATGAGCTTTCTAAAATACAGGCAATGGAAATAGAAGAAGACCTTAAGAACATGGGATTGAGCATAAAAGCTCATATATTAAACAGATGCATTTCATGTGAGGGTACAATATCTATACCCGAGCTCAAAGGATCTGCATTAGAAACAGTTCAGAAGATTCGGTTTTATATTAAAGATAGCATGAAAGTTTACATTTAA
- a CDS encoding nicotinamide-nucleotide adenylyltransferase: MVKRNHNKISIYPGRFQPFHLGHLKAINYILKEEKELIIVIENATESFTLSNPFTAGERIEMIRNTLKVENIDLTRILLIPVSNIENNAQWVNYLKTMLPDFDICYSNNNLVKVLMQEAGVTVKEIPFLNRDIYQGNLIRARIIANEPWKELVPEQVYNIIMNKGLDKRIRRISEE, encoded by the coding sequence ATGGTTAAGAGAAATCATAACAAGATCTCAATTTATCCAGGAAGATTTCAACCGTTTCATCTTGGGCACTTGAAAGCAATAAATTACATTTTAAAAGAGGAAAAAGAGCTAATAATAGTCATAGAAAATGCTACAGAATCTTTTACACTTTCAAATCCATTCACTGCTGGTGAAAGAATAGAGATGATTAGGAACACACTGAAAGTTGAGAATATAGATCTCACTAGAATCCTCTTAATTCCCGTATCAAATATTGAGAACAATGCACAATGGGTTAATTATCTAAAAACCATGCTGCCAGACTTTGATATCTGCTACTCTAATAACAATCTTGTAAAAGTTTTAATGCAGGAAGCAGGAGTAACGGTAAAAGAGATCCCATTTTTAAATAGGGATATATATCAAGGTAATCTTATAAGAGCAAGAATCATAGCTAATGAGCCTTGGAAAGAGCTGGTGCCAGAGCAAGTATACAACATCATTATGAATAAAGGTTTGGACAAAAGAATTAGAAGGATAAGTGAGGAATAG